Proteins encoded in a region of the Pieris brassicae chromosome 3, ilPieBrab1.1, whole genome shotgun sequence genome:
- the LOC123707672 gene encoding divergent protein kinase domain 2A — MSLRMSGHINKSMLLRRRFCKRLFLIIVVFTISFYSSVLLFGNLKGPRIMHLTNLERCPACYGVTVCPELYSNQIILESHWSTMFNAKNIFYGYTKSQRRVLLKKLAHDWEFQELDDKLCKVWNLSSNCNPKELLNATEVDQKIIDIVQFNLSWPDTEPRKGLVLCPYAYSVYDLLHPVLNNANGNNRVEMINVWTMLSLNPEPLILQIIPKTKGWPVPAYGGVCGRLEVVADEGEIISSLSHIPWLRKLKFAQKIINAAMDFTFKHDRFRFYLMDWSIDNIVANDKDEITFIDLEDVVVLDKNISPKTDLPRWYQRYSREVLGTGFTFSIENICQHHLSDHNIWAACYVLAGDEYPFLYPIPKQINNTRPHLDMLLQNCLNGDDRFHTIGKLQHVIEDMLLDTKIASLQSSIT; from the exons ATGAGCTTAAGAATGAGTGGCCATATAAATAAGAGTATGTTACTACGGCGACGGTTTTGCAAACGTCTGTTTCTTATAATTGTTGTGTTTACTATATCATTTTATAGCAGCGTGCTGTTATTTGGGAATCTAAAAGGCCCTCGTATAAtgcatttaacaaatttagaaCGATGTCCAGCTTGCTATGGTGTAACAGTTTGTCCTGAATTATATTCTAATCAAATAATCTTAGAAAGTCATTGGTCCACTATGTttaatgcaaaaaatattttttatggctACACAAAATCCCAACGTCGAGTCTTACTTAAGAAACTTGCCCATGATTGGGAGTTTCAAGAACTTGATGACAAATTGTGTAAAGTTTGGAACCTGAGCAGCAACTGCAACCCAAAAGAACTGTTAAATGCCACTGAAGTTGatcaaaaaattattgatattgttcAATTCAATCTTTCTTGGCCTGATACTGAGCCAAGAAAAGGCTTGGTCCTATGTCCATATGCATATAGTGTGTATGATTTGCTTCATCctgttttaaataatgcaaATGGCAACAATAGAGTAGAAATGATTAATGTTTGGACAATGCTAAGTTTAAATCCCGAACCGCTTATACTACAG ataattcCAAAAACAAAAGGTTGGCCGGTTCCAGCTTATGGTGGTGTATGTGGAAGGTTAGAAGTAGTAGCAGACGAGGGAGAAATTATTTCATCTCTTAGTCATATACCTTGGTTAAGAAAGCTTAAGTTTGCTCAAAAAATAATCAACGCTGCTATGGATTTTACATTCAAACATGACAG attTCGTTTCTACCTAATGGATTGGTCAATAGATAACATTGTTGCGAATGATAAAGATGAAATCACATTTATAGACCTGGAGGATGTTGTTGTATTAGATAAGAATATTTCTCCAAAGACCGACCTTCCACGCTGGTATCAACGTTATAGTCGAGAGGTCTTAGGAACTGGGTTTACATTctcaatagaaaatatttgtcaaCATCACTTAAGTGATCATAATATATGGGCGGCATGTTATGTGCTAGCAGGGGATGAATACCCTTTCCTATACCCTATACCTAAGCAAATCAACAATACCAGGCCACATTTAGATATGTTGTTACAGAACTGTTTGAATGGTGATGATAGGTTCCATACCATTGGCAAATTACAGCATGTTATTGAAGATATGCTGCTTGATACAAAAATAGCATCATTGCAATCATCTATtacataa
- the LOC123707490 gene encoding G patch domain-containing protein 1 homolog, whose protein sequence is MSSESDDENVIRYGTPLEPFEEDDIPTKRKFQQPSDQYAVDAYGRRRFHGAFTGGFSAGFGNTVGTPEGWTPATFKSSRMEKAQLSSQKPEDYMDEEDRSEFGIAPMQVQTQGEFSGQKRAKSNRFHDGPIPGEPVLEQILRPVHESAAVRMLRAMGWRDGQGTGERLKKTERKKAKEQHKIYGCYMPPEVRQDNQGSADESSDSEFEYETLFAPDDYEPYILLCKNDRFGLGYSGLSRHSVLGSLVGEYGSGDRRSRLVMKEKGKKVSIRGQAFGVGAFEADDEDIYATEDMSHYDFTLAGPEKQITKKTVQREKNVLEGFVKSNKPLPAVPSYPVPTLPRDYRPQPAAQRKTRFEPTDKPQRDQGLGRHELTAEARGALLGESQVKIELPKPQIEVTTTTPNKSQTAMEKLFGKNVNFVTEKSEDFISIKSSGADLKTFKPFASDPSKQSRYERFLENKQGERDSDMDNVSAWERDREMLEFEQAAKLYRPLSGVMGDRFTHASQPDDALNPMCAVAKSSINYGLASEEMVEAAKKGAFGVMTRRTVDWHPESLVCKRFNVPEIGGRQEQKKEDKPKVSYSIFSYMETSVHNKESFTKEQHQFSGSKSISAERKVTEVPKTHESVAKVQEQPNKRMTVAELFLKESEKSKDTGQEVTETIEKFDKIDLYKAIFLSDSEPEDETTSTNFYETPKNIERNDSPPRGIFANINFDEINSWKRSQKDKDNSKAESSIDTKADDGKSEIDKTKDIEDSNMYGPKIPENLQLNTVTNTNFKPKFRSKDERDVSSSSDSWVDAKEVKSKKHKKKSKKHKIKHKKSKNKKKDK, encoded by the exons atgagTTCAGAGAGTGACGATGAAAACGTGATTCGCTATGGAACACCACTGGAACCGTTTGAAGAag ATGACATACCGACCAAGCGTAAGTTTCAACAACCATCAGATCAATATGCAGTTGATGCTTATGGCAGACGCCGTTTCCATGGAGCATTTACTGGAGGCTTCTCAGCTGGCTTTGGCAATACTGTTGGAACTCCAGAAGGTTGGACTCCAGCAACTTTTAAGAGTTCTCGTATGGAAAAAGCACAGTTGTCT AGTCAAAAGCCTGAAGACTATATGGATGAAGAGGACAGAAGTGAGTTTGGTATTGCTCCCATGCAAGTGCAGACTCAGGGCGAGTTTTCTGGACAAAAGAGGGCTAAGAGTAATAGGTTCCATGATGGACCAATACCAG GAGAACCAGTATTAGAGCAAATATTACGACCTGTGCATGAATCGGCTGCTGTACGTATGTTGCGAGCTATGGGATGGAGAGATGGACAAGGCACTGGTGAGAGGTTAAAAAAAACGGAAAGGAAAAAGGCCAAAGAGcaacacaaaatatatggATGCTATATGCCACCTGAAGTGAGGCAG GATAACCAAGGCAGTGCTGATGAAAGTTCTGATTCTGAGTTTGAATATGAGACACTATTTGCGCCAGATGATTATGAGCCATATATCCTTCTGTGTAAAAATGATCGGTTTGGGTTAGGGTATAGCGGTCTCAGCAGGCATTCTGTTCTTGGTAGCCTTGTGGGAGAGTATGGAAGTGGCGATAGAAGGAGTAGACTTGTCATGAAAGAAAAGGGAAaaaaa GTATCAATAAGAGGCCAGGCGTTTGGTGTAGGCGCTTTTGAAGCTGATGATGAAGATATATATGCAACAGAGGATATGTCACATTATGACTTTACTTTGGCCGGACCAGAGAaacaaattactaaaaaaacagtaCAGAGAGAGaaaaat GTTCTAGAAGGTTTTGTTAAATCGAATAAGCCATTACCAGCTGTGCCCTCATACCCGGTGCCTACTTTACCAAGAGACTATAGACCACAACCTGCCGCTCAAAGAAAAACAAGATTCGAACCCACCGACAAACCCCAAAGAGATCAag gaCTCGGTCGTCACGAATTAACAGCGGAAGCGAGAGGTGCTCTTCTAGGAGAATCACAAGTGAAGATAGAGCTACCAAAACCTCAAATAGAGGTAACGACAACAACGCCTAACAAATCACAAACGGCCATggaaaaattatttggaaaaaatgttaattttgtaaCAGAGAAAAGTGAAGATTTCATATCGATAAAGAGCTCTGGCGCTGaccttaaaacatttaaaccgTTCGCCAGCGATCCATCTAAACAATCGCGATACGAACGGTTTTTGGAAAATAAGCAGGGAGAAAGGGATAGCGATATGGACAATGTTAGTGCGTGGGAGAGGGATAGAGAGATGTTGGAGTTCGAGCAAGCGGCTAAGCTGTATCGGCCGCTCAGTGGTGTTATGGGAGATAG aTTCACACACGCATCTCAACCGGATGATGCCCTTAACCCGATGTGTGCTGTCGCGAAGAGTTCTATCAATTATGGCTTAGCAAGTGAAGAGATGGTAGAGGCAGCCAAAAAAGGTGCTTTTGGTGTTATGACAAGGCGAACAGTTGACTGGCACCCGGAGTCTCTAGTTTGCAAACGATTTAATGTTCCAGAAATTGGTGGGAG ACAGGAACAGAAAAAAGAGGACAAACCAAAAGTATCATACTCAATTTTTTCCTATATGGAGACGTCCGTACATAATAAAGAGAGCTTTACGAAGGAACAACACCAATTTAGTGGCTCAAAATCCATCAGTGCAGAAAGAAAAGTGACAGAGGTTCCAAAAACACATGAATCCGTAGCAAAAGTTCAAGAACAACCCAACAAAAGAATGACAGTAGCggaattattcttaaaagaaTCAGAAAAGTCTAAAGACACAGGCCAAGAAGTGACTGAAACTATTGAAAAATTCGACAAAATAGATCTTTACAAAGCAATATTCTTAAGCGATAGCGAGCCCGAAGATGAAACTACATCCACAAACTTCTATGAAACAcccaaaaatattgaaagaaatgACTCCCCGCCCCGTGGTATCTTTGCAAATATAAACTTCGATGAAATCAACTCTTGGAAGAGGTCTCAAAAGGACAAAGACAATTCAAAAGCCGAATCGAGCATAGATACCAAAGCAGATGATGGAAAAAGTGAAATAGACAAGACAAAAGATATTGAAGATTCAAACATGTATGGCCCTAAAATCCCAGAAAATTTACAACTAAATACAGtaacaaatacaaactttAAACCTAAATTTAGAAGTAAAGATGAAAGAGATGTGTCTTCCAGTTCAGATTCATGGGTTGATGCAAAAGAAGTTAAATCGAAGAAGCATAAGaaaaaaagcaaaaaacaTAAGATCAAACACAAAAAGTccaaaaacaagaaaaaagataaataa